One window of the Tetragenococcus koreensis genome contains the following:
- a CDS encoding DivIVA domain-containing protein gives MAITPLDIQNKNFQTKMRGYEKDEVDDFLDIVVRDYEEIVQRNRELEKSLKHSEEKLEYFNELKDALNQSIVVAQDTADKVKNSANKESEVLVTSAQNKADELIANAEKQAHQLTTAAQDHAKEILSDATQKARELTTETNDLKKKTRVFHNNLSLMLETQLEQVKSPEWDEILAPFSSYVQDSHEVFREILSEELDNENDSEVNSEQADAQQMSSDEQEDDVSVVEASHRVVPVSTEDHEDTEEYSR, from the coding sequence ATGGCAATAACTCCATTAGACATTCAGAACAAAAATTTTCAAACAAAAATGAGAGGCTACGAAAAAGATGAAGTTGACGACTTTTTGGACATTGTTGTAAGAGATTACGAAGAAATTGTGCAAAGAAATCGTGAACTAGAAAAATCGTTAAAACATTCAGAAGAGAAATTAGAATATTTCAATGAATTAAAGGATGCTTTGAATCAATCAATCGTAGTCGCTCAAGATACAGCTGATAAAGTGAAAAATAGTGCGAACAAAGAATCTGAAGTTCTTGTTACGTCAGCTCAAAATAAAGCAGATGAATTGATAGCTAACGCAGAAAAACAAGCCCATCAGTTAACCACTGCTGCGCAAGATCACGCAAAAGAAATTTTGAGTGACGCGACTCAAAAAGCGCGTGAACTGACAACTGAAACCAATGATTTGAAAAAGAAAACAAGAGTATTTCATAATAATTTATCTTTGATGCTTGAAACTCAGTTAGAACAAGTAAAAAGCCCTGAATGGGATGAAATTTTAGCGCCATTTTCAAGTTATGTACAAGATAGTCACGAAGTTTTCCGTGAAATATTGTCAGAAGAGCTTGACAATGAAAATGATTCTGAAGTAAACTCAGAACAAGCAGATGCTCAGCAAATGTCTTCAGATGAACAAGAGGATGATGTATCAGTGGTTGAAGCAAGTCATCGTGTGGTTCCTGTCTCTACAGAAGACCATGAAGATACAGAAGAATATAGTCGATAA
- a CDS encoding cell division protein SepF, translating into MSFMEKVSTFFGLEDEEYMDNYQAGQNKTAASQQNNTATVNKQVPKQQNRSQSQASNTKSAVRKPIREKAQPTKQPTQSSRSAEKARPNEQRAKQPAPSRPENNVVAMKSNQPKQTQKSQSGKIMIIEPRAYSEAMTIAKHVIGGESVLVNFRLIEEHQARRIVDFLTGTVYAEDGDIKRVADEIFLCTPKEVEIDGTAQSLVESNLFDL; encoded by the coding sequence ATGTCATTTATGGAAAAAGTTTCAACCTTTTTTGGTTTAGAAGATGAAGAATACATGGATAACTATCAAGCAGGACAAAACAAAACAGCGGCATCCCAGCAAAATAATACTGCGACGGTTAACAAACAAGTACCTAAACAACAAAACAGATCACAGTCGCAAGCTTCCAATACCAAGTCAGCTGTTCGAAAACCAATTAGAGAAAAAGCACAACCAACAAAACAACCAACACAAAGCTCACGTTCTGCAGAAAAAGCCAGACCGAATGAGCAAAGAGCAAAACAACCAGCACCTAGTCGACCAGAAAATAACGTGGTCGCAATGAAATCAAATCAGCCTAAACAAACACAAAAAAGCCAATCAGGTAAAATTATGATTATTGAGCCTAGGGCTTATTCAGAGGCCATGACAATCGCTAAACATGTTATTGGCGGTGAGTCGGTACTTGTTAATTTTCGCTTAATTGAAGAACATCAAGCACGACGTATTGTTGATTTTCTGACAGGAACAGTGTACGCTGAGGATGGCGATATCAAACGGGTAGCAGATGAGATATTTTTATGCACACCCAAAGAAGTAGAAATTGACGGGACGGCCCAATCATTAGTTGAAAGCAACTTGTTTGATTTATAG
- the murG gene encoding undecaprenyldiphospho-muramoylpentapeptide beta-N-acetylglucosaminyltransferase — protein sequence MRVLVTGGGTGGHIYPALAFINYVKTVDPNSSFLYVGAKRGMENKILPQTDIPFLTLEIQGFKRKLTFENVKTVQLFLKSVRQAKKIIKDFQPDVVIGTGGYVSGAVVYAAAKLNIPTIVHEQNSVPGITNKFLARYVDKIGIAFADAAQYFPENKTILVGNPRAQEVVGIKPSDLLREFDLAPEKKTVLIFGGSQGALKINQAVVAAIPEFAKKGYQVLYASGERYYEEINENMGMNKDAFVNISIQPYIKNMNEVMVNCDLLVGRAGATSIAEFTGLGLPAVLIPSPYVTNDHQTKNAQSLVKEGAAKMINDNELTAENLVATVDEIMGDDALLQQMAEQSKKQGIPDASERLYQFIQTII from the coding sequence ATGAGAGTATTAGTCACAGGCGGCGGCACTGGCGGTCATATCTATCCTGCATTAGCTTTTATAAACTATGTTAAAACAGTTGATCCTAATTCATCATTTTTATATGTGGGTGCCAAGCGAGGAATGGAAAATAAAATTTTACCGCAAACTGACATCCCTTTTTTAACATTGGAAATTCAAGGGTTCAAACGTAAACTAACTTTTGAAAACGTCAAAACGGTTCAGTTATTTTTAAAAAGTGTTCGCCAAGCTAAAAAAATAATAAAAGATTTTCAACCGGACGTAGTAATCGGCACTGGCGGGTATGTTTCAGGAGCTGTCGTTTATGCGGCAGCAAAATTAAACATTCCTACGATTGTCCATGAACAAAATAGTGTACCCGGCATTACAAATAAATTTTTAGCTCGCTATGTTGATAAAATTGGCATCGCCTTTGCCGATGCCGCACAATATTTTCCTGAGAATAAAACGATTTTAGTGGGAAACCCGCGAGCCCAAGAAGTGGTAGGGATTAAACCATCGGATTTATTACGTGAATTTGATTTAGCTCCTGAAAAAAAGACTGTTTTAATTTTCGGTGGAAGTCAAGGTGCATTAAAAATTAACCAGGCGGTAGTTGCAGCTATTCCCGAATTTGCTAAAAAGGGATATCAGGTGCTATATGCTTCTGGGGAACGTTATTATGAAGAAATCAATGAAAATATGGGGATGAACAAAGACGCGTTTGTGAATATCAGCATCCAACCCTATATAAAAAACATGAATGAAGTAATGGTTAACTGTGATTTATTGGTGGGACGCGCGGGTGCGACTTCAATCGCAGAATTTACCGGTTTAGGTTTGCCTGCTGTATTAATACCTAGTCCTTATGTGACAAATGATCATCAGACAAAAAATGCACAGAGTTTAGTTAAAGAAGGCGCAGCTAAAATGATCAATGATAACGAATTGACAGCAGAGAACTTAGTTGCTACTGTAGATGAAATTATGGGCGATGATGCGCTTTTGCAACAAATGGCAGAGCAATCGAAAAAGCAAGGAATTCCTGATGCATCGGAGCGTTTATATCAATTTATTCAAACGATCATTTAA
- a CDS encoding YggT family protein yields the protein MSLVNDIVYLYTILLIIYALLSWFPGGYDSAIGRFLRKICEPYLSLFDHLNLSLGPVNFNIAFAIIVLQLAVQALSRIVIAIF from the coding sequence ATTAGTCTAGTCAATGATATCGTATATTTGTATACAATTTTACTTATAATATATGCACTTTTATCTTGGTTTCCAGGCGGGTATGACTCTGCTATTGGTCGCTTTCTGCGTAAGATATGTGAACCGTATTTAAGTTTATTCGATCATTTAAACTTATCGCTTGGACCAGTGAATTTTAATATAGCTTTTGCTATTATTGTCCTTCAACTTGCTGTACAAGCATTGTCTCGTATCGTAATAGCGATCTTTTAG
- a CDS encoding RNA-binding protein — translation MDANIYQHFRSDERPFIDMVQDWIEQVNMQYAPVLTEFLDPRQAFILETLVRQETELSFRFFGGYEAAERRRCLIFPDYYEPTQEDFEIELFNVHYPKKFTVLSHGKILGSLIGTGIKREFLGDIISDGENWQVFVAKEISHYIQLQVTKIGNVKVRLEEQSYVDILTPKDGWTEENTTVSSLRLDNVIASIFNISRQRAKQLIETGKVKVNWTPTQRPDFVLDLLDIVSIRGFGRLQIQGLEGTTKKGKARLNLGVLRK, via the coding sequence ATGGATGCCAATATATATCAGCATTTTAGAAGCGATGAACGCCCGTTTATTGATATGGTGCAAGACTGGATTGAGCAGGTAAATATGCAATATGCCCCGGTGTTAACTGAATTCTTAGACCCTAGACAAGCGTTTATTTTAGAAACACTTGTCAGGCAGGAAACGGAATTGAGTTTTCGTTTTTTCGGTGGTTATGAAGCAGCAGAAAGAAGACGCTGCTTAATTTTTCCTGATTATTATGAGCCTACACAAGAGGATTTTGAAATTGAACTATTTAATGTTCATTATCCCAAGAAATTTACTGTTTTGAGCCATGGGAAAATATTAGGAAGTTTGATTGGTACAGGTATCAAACGAGAATTTCTCGGCGATATCATATCGGATGGTGAAAATTGGCAAGTTTTTGTTGCAAAAGAAATTAGCCATTATATTCAATTACAAGTAACAAAGATAGGCAACGTCAAAGTACGGTTGGAAGAACAATCATACGTTGACATTTTGACACCAAAAGATGGGTGGACAGAAGAAAATACGACTGTAAGCTCATTACGTTTAGATAATGTTATCGCATCGATATTCAATATCTCCAGACAACGTGCCAAGCAGTTAATTGAAACAGGAAAAGTGAAAGTAAACTGGACGCCAACGCAAAGACCAGATTTTGTATTGGATTTATTAGATATTGTTTCTATACGAGGTTTTGGTCGTTTGCAGATTCAAGGTTTAGAAGGTACTACTAAAAAAGGAAAAGCCCGATTGAATTTAGGCGTTTTACGTAAATAA
- the murD gene encoding UDP-N-acetylmuramoyl-L-alanine--D-glutamate ligase codes for MKKITTYQNKKVLVLGLAKSGVSAAKLLHDLGALVTVNDGKPFEENPQAQDLLALGIKVICGSHPIELLDEDFSMMVKNPGIPYSHPLVQKAQEKGLPIITEVELAYQISEALMIAITGTNGKTTTTTMIANILNAGMTDHKAYLSGNIGYPASTVAKKAEKDDCLVMEVSSFQLMGVKQFHPKVAVLTNLYEAHLDYHGSWEAYVAAKWQVQQNMTTDDFLILNWNQKEIQELAQNTQATVVPFSTREVVDGAYLYQGTLYYKDAAILAADELGVPGAHNIENALAAIAAAALWGIDYQVIANALRTFSGVKHRTQYVGKIDEVAFYNDSKATNILATQKALEGFDPHKLILLCGGLDRGNDFDALIPSLKGVKAVVLFGQTKHKLEDAARKAGIPEISFAENAEEAAALAFELSQKGDTILLSPANASWDQYRNFEVRGDRYIAAVEQLSEKKGSSQ; via the coding sequence TTGAAAAAAATTACAACGTATCAAAATAAAAAAGTGCTTGTTTTAGGATTAGCAAAAAGCGGGGTTAGTGCGGCCAAATTATTACATGATTTGGGCGCACTTGTTACCGTTAATGACGGAAAGCCTTTTGAAGAAAATCCGCAAGCACAAGATTTACTCGCTTTAGGCATCAAAGTGATTTGTGGGAGCCATCCAATTGAATTATTGGATGAAGACTTCTCCATGATGGTAAAAAACCCAGGGATTCCTTATAGCCATCCATTAGTTCAAAAAGCGCAAGAAAAAGGACTTCCTATTATTACGGAAGTTGAACTGGCTTACCAAATATCAGAAGCTTTGATGATCGCTATTACTGGAACCAATGGTAAGACAACTACAACCACTATGATTGCAAATATTTTAAATGCTGGTATGACCGACCATAAAGCTTATTTGTCGGGAAATATTGGTTATCCTGCAAGCACAGTGGCAAAAAAAGCAGAAAAAGATGATTGTCTAGTAATGGAAGTATCGAGTTTTCAATTAATGGGCGTTAAGCAATTTCATCCAAAAGTCGCGGTATTAACCAATCTATATGAAGCCCATCTTGACTATCACGGTAGTTGGGAAGCTTACGTTGCCGCAAAATGGCAAGTTCAACAAAATATGACAACAGACGATTTCTTAATCTTAAATTGGAATCAAAAAGAAATTCAAGAACTAGCTCAAAACACTCAAGCAACGGTTGTTCCGTTTTCTACCCGAGAAGTGGTCGACGGCGCTTATTTATATCAAGGAACGCTTTATTATAAAGACGCAGCAATCTTAGCTGCGGATGAACTTGGTGTACCAGGAGCGCATAATATTGAAAATGCTCTTGCAGCGATTGCAGCCGCAGCGCTTTGGGGCATTGATTATCAAGTAATTGCTAATGCATTACGTACTTTTTCTGGTGTTAAACACCGTACACAATATGTCGGTAAAATAGATGAGGTAGCTTTTTATAATGATTCAAAAGCTACAAATATTTTAGCAACACAAAAAGCCTTAGAAGGCTTTGATCCACATAAGTTAATTTTATTATGTGGCGGGTTAGATCGAGGAAATGACTTTGACGCATTAATTCCTTCATTAAAAGGCGTGAAAGCAGTTGTTTTATTTGGACAAACGAAACATAAGCTAGAAGATGCCGCTAGAAAAGCTGGAATACCTGAGATCAGTTTTGCTGAAAATGCCGAGGAAGCTGCGGCGCTTGCCTTTGAACTAAGTCAAAAGGGAGATACGATTTTGTTGTCGCCAGCTAATGCAAGTTGGGATCAATATCGTAACTTTGAAGTTCGCGGAGATCGCTATATAGCAGCGGTTGAGCAATTAAGTGAAAAGAAAGGGAGCAGTCAATGA
- the ftsZ gene encoding cell division protein FtsZ — protein MEFSIDNNVNEGAVIKVIGVGGGGGNAVNRMIEENVKGVEFIAVNTDVQALKNSKAETVIQLGPKFTQGLGAGSQPEVGEKSAEESEDQIREALGGADMIFITAGMGGGTGTGAAPVVAGIAKELDALTVGVVTRPFTFEGPKRGHFAAEGIAKLKENVDTLLIISNNRLLEVVDKKTPMLEAFREADNVLRQGVQGISDLITAPGYVNLDFADVKTVMKNQGTALMGIGIASGEERVVEATKKAISSPLLETSIDGAEQVLLNITGGLDMTLFEAQDASDIVAGASTGDVNIILGTSISEDLEDEIRVTVIATGIDPTKSEKKPGRASRQSQTSAKRPVFDMDQAQPSQKEENDFSDWDIRKEENVRPKVDDTQFEEIEKKDFDTFKRETPKSDDDELDTPPFFRRKR, from the coding sequence ATGGAATTTTCAATTGATAATAACGTCAACGAGGGAGCAGTAATCAAAGTGATCGGCGTTGGCGGCGGAGGCGGCAATGCGGTAAATCGAATGATTGAAGAAAACGTCAAGGGCGTTGAATTCATTGCTGTCAACACAGATGTACAAGCTTTAAAAAATTCAAAAGCAGAAACGGTCATTCAATTAGGACCAAAATTCACTCAAGGTTTAGGAGCTGGATCACAGCCTGAAGTTGGAGAAAAGTCTGCTGAGGAAAGCGAAGACCAAATTCGCGAAGCATTAGGCGGAGCTGACATGATTTTCATTACTGCTGGCATGGGCGGTGGTACAGGTACCGGTGCTGCTCCTGTTGTAGCAGGTATTGCAAAAGAGCTAGATGCATTGACTGTCGGCGTTGTGACACGTCCATTTACTTTTGAAGGGCCAAAACGCGGACATTTTGCTGCAGAAGGTATTGCAAAACTAAAGGAAAATGTTGATACTTTATTAATTATTTCAAATAATCGCTTATTAGAAGTAGTTGACAAGAAGACGCCAATGCTTGAAGCTTTTCGTGAAGCAGACAATGTTTTACGACAAGGTGTCCAAGGGATTTCTGATTTAATTACTGCACCAGGTTATGTCAATTTAGACTTTGCCGACGTGAAAACAGTAATGAAGAATCAAGGTACAGCATTAATGGGAATTGGTATTGCCAGCGGAGAAGAACGTGTGGTTGAAGCAACAAAGAAAGCTATCTCTTCTCCATTATTAGAAACTTCAATTGATGGTGCTGAACAAGTGCTTCTTAATATCACAGGTGGCTTAGATATGACTTTATTTGAAGCACAAGATGCTTCAGATATTGTTGCGGGTGCTTCGACTGGTGATGTGAATATCATTTTAGGTACTTCTATTAGCGAAGACCTGGAAGATGAAATTCGCGTGACAGTAATTGCAACCGGCATTGACCCTACAAAAAGTGAAAAAAAGCCCGGACGCGCTTCTAGACAAAGTCAAACAAGCGCGAAAAGACCTGTCTTTGACATGGATCAAGCACAACCTTCACAAAAAGAAGAGAACGATTTTTCTGATTGGGACATTCGTAAAGAAGAAAATGTCCGTCCTAAAGTTGATGATACACAATTTGAAGAAATCGAAAAAAAAGACTTTGATACCTTCAAACGAGAAACACCAAAATCAGATGATGACGAGTTAGATACACCACCATTTTTCCGTCGCAAAAGATAA
- a CDS encoding YggS family pyridoxal phosphate-dependent enzyme — protein sequence MISDNLREVQQEMQDSCALVSRSSEEITLIGVTKTVGINQTIELANQGVNHLAENRVDQFLSKKEKMSDFTDIAWHFIGNLQRRKVKSVINEIDFFHALDSLKLGNEIQKRADKTIRCFVEVNVSGEDSKQGIASEELETFIEQLALFDKIKVVGLMTMAPLGSTKEQQHEIFARLKHLQETIQEKKWGFAPCTQTSMGMSNDFPVAIQEGATFIRVGTALFKE from the coding sequence ATGATTTCTGATAACTTGCGGGAGGTTCAGCAAGAGATGCAGGATTCCTGTGCTCTTGTTTCGCGCTCTAGTGAAGAAATTACCTTGATTGGCGTAACAAAGACGGTAGGGATTAATCAAACGATTGAATTAGCTAATCAAGGGGTGAACCACTTAGCAGAAAACCGAGTGGATCAATTTTTATCCAAGAAAGAAAAAATGAGTGATTTTACTGATATTGCGTGGCATTTCATTGGTAATTTGCAACGTAGAAAGGTAAAATCAGTCATAAATGAAATTGATTTTTTTCATGCTTTGGATAGTTTAAAGTTGGGAAATGAAATTCAAAAAAGAGCGGATAAAACCATCCGCTGTTTTGTAGAAGTGAATGTAAGTGGCGAAGATTCCAAACAAGGAATTGCTAGTGAAGAGTTAGAAACATTTATTGAACAATTAGCGCTTTTTGATAAAATAAAAGTCGTAGGTTTGATGACGATGGCTCCACTAGGTTCAACTAAAGAACAGCAACATGAAATTTTTGCCCGGCTTAAACACTTGCAAGAAACGATTCAGGAAAAAAAGTGGGGATTTGCTCCTTGTACTCAGACAAGTATGGGAATGAGTAACGACTTTCCAGTTGCTATACAAGAAGGAGCAACTTTTATAAGAGTGGGTACAGCTTTATTTAAGGAATAG
- the ftsA gene encoding cell division protein FtsA, translated as MAKTGMYVGLDIGTTSVKVVVAEYIEGQMNIIGVGNAKSEGINRGIVIDIDKTVQAIQRAVTQAEEKAGIQIRNVCVGLPANLLEVENCQGMIAVNNESKEITDEDVRNVASAALVRSIPPERQIITILPQDFTVDGFEGIKDPRGMIGVRLEMNGVVFTGPKTIIHNVRKCVEEAGLFISEMIITPLALTSSILSDGEQDFGTTVIDIGGGQTTAAVMHDKQLKFTYVNQEGGEFVTKDISTVLNTSFNNAEALKINYGDAYPERTSTSEEFPVDVIGQSDPVKVDERYLSEIIEARIEQIFIKAKEALDEIEALELPGGIVLSGGAASLPGVVDLAQEIFGVNVKLHVPNHMGLRNPVFTNVISILEYAADLGDVYQLTKSAVTGETVQVEQNSQAYTREPVYEQQLPYEPEEPAYQEPDDSEPKEGFGDKVKNFFSNIFE; from the coding sequence ATGGCAAAAACTGGAATGTATGTTGGCCTAGATATCGGTACAACGTCAGTTAAAGTTGTTGTAGCTGAATATATAGAAGGCCAAATGAACATTATTGGCGTAGGAAATGCAAAATCAGAAGGGATCAACCGTGGCATTGTGATCGATATTGATAAAACGGTCCAAGCTATTCAACGAGCAGTTACTCAAGCAGAAGAAAAAGCAGGAATTCAAATCCGAAATGTTTGTGTCGGGTTGCCGGCGAATCTGTTAGAGGTTGAAAATTGTCAAGGTATGATCGCTGTTAACAATGAATCAAAAGAAATCACAGATGAAGATGTTCGTAATGTAGCATCAGCGGCTCTTGTTCGTTCTATCCCTCCTGAAAGACAAATAATTACGATCCTGCCGCAAGACTTTACTGTTGATGGCTTTGAAGGGATCAAAGATCCAAGAGGAATGATTGGCGTACGACTAGAGATGAATGGTGTGGTCTTTACCGGACCTAAAACAATTATCCATAATGTCCGCAAATGTGTCGAAGAAGCTGGATTATTTATAAGCGAAATGATTATTACACCACTAGCTTTAACCAGTTCCATCCTATCAGATGGCGAGCAAGATTTTGGCACTACGGTAATTGACATTGGTGGTGGACAAACCACAGCTGCTGTAATGCATGACAAACAATTAAAATTTACTTATGTGAATCAAGAGGGTGGAGAATTTGTAACAAAAGATATCTCTACCGTACTGAATACATCGTTTAATAATGCAGAAGCATTAAAAATTAATTACGGCGATGCCTACCCTGAAAGAACATCTACTAGCGAAGAATTTCCAGTAGATGTCATTGGTCAATCGGATCCGGTAAAAGTTGATGAACGTTATTTATCTGAAATTATCGAAGCACGTATTGAACAAATTTTTATCAAAGCAAAAGAAGCTCTTGATGAGATTGAGGCACTGGAATTACCAGGAGGAATTGTGTTATCTGGTGGGGCTGCGAGCCTTCCAGGAGTGGTCGATCTTGCTCAAGAGATATTTGGTGTTAATGTAAAACTGCATGTGCCAAATCATATGGGACTTAGAAACCCAGTCTTTACAAATGTGATTAGTATTCTGGAATATGCTGCTGACCTTGGTGATGTTTACCAATTAACTAAAAGTGCTGTGACTGGTGAAACAGTGCAAGTTGAGCAAAATTCTCAAGCTTATACAAGAGAACCAGTTTACGAACAACAACTGCCATATGAACCGGAAGAACCAGCTTATCAAGAACCAGATGATTCAGAACCAAAAGAAGGTTTTGGCGATAAAGTCAAAAACTTTTTCTCGAACATTTTTGAATAA
- a CDS encoding cell division protein FtsQ/DivIB, with product MSDPNSSKKKKSTNEEELTPWQKEHLRYLRERQDNEEKASDDKAEKSLESSETKQAENFSEEKIEEPPKKERISFADRLPKLKSYRNKQLHKRLLTIIMIFAIPLLFVLYYISPLNSLAEVDVSGNQNIASQKIVASSGLQVNQNLWRQYFDRDQFTRRLTKEFPRIKNAKIKFSALNQFRIDVTEHKEVSLLAKDGKYFPVLENGEVVQEPQEEADKDKIILEDFTNQNQILTTIENYRKLPQEIQSGVSQINYTPSDNNDELLTIFMNDGNRVIINVSNMDQQMQYYPQVAKEMDDKGIIDMEVGIFVRPYDENNTDDEEDQEDSE from the coding sequence ATGTCCGACCCAAATTCCTCAAAAAAAAAGAAATCAACCAATGAAGAAGAGCTAACTCCTTGGCAAAAAGAGCATCTTCGTTATCTAAGAGAACGTCAAGATAACGAAGAAAAAGCAAGCGACGATAAAGCAGAAAAAAGCTTGGAAAGTTCTGAAACCAAACAAGCAGAGAATTTTTCAGAAGAAAAGATTGAAGAACCACCAAAAAAAGAACGCATTTCTTTTGCTGATCGTCTTCCTAAATTAAAAAGTTACCGAAATAAACAATTACATAAGCGATTACTTACGATCATTATGATTTTTGCCATTCCGCTACTTTTTGTTCTCTATTATATTTCGCCTTTAAATAGCTTAGCTGAAGTAGATGTGTCTGGCAATCAAAATATCGCTTCACAAAAAATTGTTGCTTCTTCTGGTTTGCAAGTCAACCAAAATTTGTGGCGACAATATTTTGATCGCGATCAATTTACTAGAAGGCTAACCAAGGAATTTCCTAGAATAAAAAATGCTAAGATTAAATTTTCTGCCCTGAACCAATTTAGGATTGATGTGACAGAACACAAGGAAGTTTCCTTGTTGGCCAAAGACGGTAAATATTTTCCTGTTTTAGAAAATGGTGAAGTTGTTCAGGAGCCTCAAGAAGAGGCAGATAAAGATAAAATCATTTTAGAAGATTTTACTAACCAAAACCAAATTCTGACGACCATTGAAAATTATCGCAAATTACCCCAAGAGATACAAAGTGGCGTTTCTCAAATTAATTATACGCCGTCAGACAATAACGACGAACTGCTAACTATTTTTATGAATGATGGAAACCGGGTAATTATCAATGTTTCTAATATGGATCAACAAATGCAATATTACCCTCAAGTGGCAAAAGAGATGGATGACAAAGGTATAATTGATATGGAAGTTGGTATTTTTGTTCGTCCTTATGACGAAAATAATACTGATGATGAAGAGGATCAGGAAGATTCTGAGTGA